AGGGAAGGGCTGCTGAGTGGCGTAAAGCTGTTGAGGGGAGTTGGTGGGGATGcatggagggcaggggcaggttctggtCCGTGTGGTGGGGGCAGTTACCTGGATTCCAGTGTGTTAGCTGCTGGGTGGCCCAATTCACCGTAGGCCCACCGAGAAGGGTTCTGTGTTGCTGAGGATGAGACTCCCTTAAGTGTCTGTTGCTGGTGAAAATGGTGGTTGTGTTTGGGGTCTTAAAAAGGTGTTTCCAGCTGGCTTGGAAATAGCTGTCCAAGGATGTAACTGAGGACTCTCTACCCGAAGGACTCCAGGACTTGTCCTcctgctttttctttttcaggACAGAGCTGCTGAAACTCCTGCTGACGTGTTTCTCGGAGGCCATGTACCTCCCCCCCTCCTCGGACAGCAGCAATGCCAATCCCTGGGTGCAGTTTTTTTGCTCCACAGAGAACAGGTGAGAGGGACAGAGGGCAgtgctttggggtgggggaaggggatgagTTCTGCTCCCAGCTCATCTCCCCAATACACAGGATAGTTTATGAAGCGTAGCAGGCTTAAATTTGCTTCCCTAGGCTGGGCAGGTGGTGGCTGTTTTCATGGCACATTCTCATCATGTGACTCTGTCCCCTATCTCCTTCTCCATACTTGGCCCACTTTGTCTACCTTACACACAATCACCAGTGTGAGATAGGTCAGTATTATCCCTGTGTTAcaagtggagaaactgaggcacagagaggtgatgtgCCTTGCCCCAGACCCTGGCgggagtctgttgcagagctgagtGGGTAGGACTCAAGCATCCTGGGTTCTCAAGCCTGTCTCCAATGACTAGGCTGTCCTTTTCCCTGCCTTGGTTCCCCACTTCCCCTCTTTGTTAATATGGGCACCTTGTTAGTTGTAATGAGTATAGTGCCTGGTTTGCTGTATTTGGTTGTAGGGGAACGCTGCCCCCTACTGGCTGAGCAATGAATCTCCTGTGTGACTATCAATCGGCAAAATGACAGTTGGCTGTTTCTTTGACGCTACATTTCACAGGCCGAAGGAGTCCAGCTTCATCCCTCTGTCTGGAGTGCTTCGAGAGTCCTGCCATCTttatgttttgtgtgtgtattgcTTTCATTGGAGAAAGGTGCTGCATTGATAGCCCTGGAGGCTGAAGTCCTTTACTGGGTCACAGAACAGGCAACCCCCCTAGACAGGACCACCGCAAAAGTCCACCATCCAACACCACAGCCTTGACCTGGGAGGCCATTTAGAAATCAGACTGGAGATCAGTTTCTATGGCCCATTAAATCTTCAGCCTCTGCTGAAACTGACAACCCAGTTGTCAAacggggggtggaggtggggggtgattTTTGTGATGTACTCACTTGTCTctgggaactagactgagacctCCAAACTCATTCCACATAGGCCTCCAAACAGCTGTCAGTAATACCTTTTTATTTGCTGTGGATTTGAACCAATAATCTGCTGTAGAGGTGAAAGACTCAGTAAGTCATTGCCAGATCTTTGAGACAGATGGCTCCCATGTCCTGCATGGTAAGGACTTAAATTGAGAGCCTGCCCTGTCTTTCTTACCCACACTCTGTCTGTGAGTCCCATATTCTGACTGCTGTGTATACACTGTTATAAGTGACTCCTCCTCCACCCACACACCTGAATATGGCTGTGTAGATTCTCAAACTAAGCTGGTGGTTGTGCTCTGCGTAGGAAGCTTGCTTCCTTTTGGAAGGGCATTGATCAGGATATTGAGTGTGCAGGGTAAGTACCTTCTGCGGCCTCTCTCTGAGGCTATttctacactacagcagctacagtggcgctgctgtagcacttctagtgAAGACACTCTCCCACTGGTTTAATAACTTCGGCCTctgcgagaggcagtagctgtgttggtgggagaagctctcccgctgacatagcactgtccacacctgcgcttaggttggtgtaacttacgttgctcaggggtgtggatcaTGAGTTATACTGGAgtagtttgtagtgtagacgtagcctaagtctCTGGAGTTCTCTTGCAGGCATGCACTGCCGCTCTTCACCTCGCTCTTGAATATCGTCTGTGCCTACGACCCAGTGGGTTACGGGATCCCCTACAACCACCTGCTCTTCTCCGACTATCGGGAGCCCCTCGTGGAGGAGGCGGCCCAGGTGCTGATAGTCACTTTGGACTACGACGCCTCCACCAGCTCAAGCCCCACAGTGGATGGCACCACTACCGGCACCGCCATGGATGACGTGGATGTAAGTTACACCAGGTTCCTCTCTCGCCCTTGCCCCCCCATCTCTAGTGTCTTTGCAGCAGATCTTTTTTCTAGGTCTTTCTGATGCTGCCTCCTCTCTACCAAGGGCTTCTCTAGACCCACATTTGTGTCTCGTCCCAGCTAGGACACTCTTTCTCATATCCTACAGTGCAGGTGTGTGGATGGGTAATGCTGGTGAGTGATGCCAGCAGCCTCAAGTCCCAGAAGGCTGCAGTCCTCTCTTTATATACAGCACAGGCAGTACAGGTCTCCCCATACTGACCTGAAGAGGCCATCTTTAAGGCTACAGAGAAGTCCAGTCCCTCCCCACGACCCCGTTTGGcctctctgctcctctctgggGCCAATTGAGGTGGGATTTATGCTGTGGACACTTGTCTACTAGGACCCAGTCTGACACAGTCCAACCTATTTCCCataggccactgaacagccatcaggTGAGAATGACTTTGGTCACAGTGGCTTGTAGGTGAAAGTCCCTTACCCCGTTCCCAATCCCTCGAGCCATCCAGTCTCCTGGCATTTAGAAATGGAAGTATTTGGGTCACTCACTGAGAAGCTGACAATCCGAGAGCTGATGCGAGTGTCACTAGCCCACGGCCCCAGTTGTTGTTGGTGGTTTGGCTGGTGGCGATGGTGAGCATCCCCTTGCTGTGTGCTTACACTTGGCTTCCCAAGGAAATTCTGTTACTAATATGGGGTTCTTAAATTTTCTTTTAATGCAGCCTCCAGGGCCAGACAACCTGTTTGTGAATTATTTGTCTAGGATACACAGAGAGGAGGTAAGGAGCTCCTTCATTAAGATCCTTCCTGATTGATTTCCTGTATATTAGGTTAACTCAGGCCACCACACGTTGGTGTTTCTTTACCCTCTCGGTTGTGTGTCCTAGGACTTCCAGTTCATCCTCAAAGGAGTGGCACGTCTGCTTTCGAACCCACTGGTCCAGACCTACCTGCCAAACTCAGCCAAGAAGATCCAATTCCATCAGGAGCTCCTTGTTCTCTTCTGGAAACTCTGCGACTTTAATAAGGTGGAGATAAATTAGCattgtgtggggagggagacagAGATTATGAGTCAGTGTTGGAACCAGGAGGTGGGAACAGAAATAGGAGAGGGGCTTGGTGACCTCAGAAAACAGAGGGTTTCTGGGGAGCCCCGAGCTTGTGCCCAAAGATGGGTCTTTTTAGACTAATGAAATTTCAAGCGTTTAGGGGTGAGCATGTGATGTACGTGGTTGGTTGAGCTGAGAGGTTAGGGGTGATCACGTGACACAAGGAGCTCTGGCTGTGCTGACACCTGGAAAGTGGCTCGGGGTGATTACATGAAGCATGACCTCCGGTTGCATTGGCCCCTGCCCAGCAGTTAGTGGTGACTACATAAACCATGGAGCTCTGGGTGCATTGGTCCCTGATGAGAAGGAAGATGTGAACATCTGACTTGTTATGCCGGTCCCTCTGAGGGGTTAAGGGTGATCTTATGACAGCTGGGCTCTGACTCCTCTGACCAAGGACTAGGGTGAAACCCAGAGCAGTGCGTGAAAAAATTCTAACaagattttaaaagtaaaagGATTAAATCCCCACGAGACAGAAGGGCTGGATTGCTCCCCCAGAAGCAGGACACATGCAGGCCTGGATGGCTAGACCCAGCAGAGAGGCTGCCCTGTTCCTTTCCTTTCTCATTAACTGGTGGCTGGGATCAGCGACTAAAgagtcacattttaaaaagcagccgCTGATTTAGATGCCTCAGATTTTAGGTGCACATCTTGAGACACATGGAGCCTCCCAGTGGGACCTACAGATCCTCagtccctctgaaaatcaggccctagataACTCAAACTAACAGCCACTTCTGGAAATGCAGGTCTAGGTGTCGGTCTCCTTTTTCTAGCTGGGATGTGAAAGCACCTTTGACTGACTTGTCAGGGCTGATACCAGGACCTCCGACAGCACAGTTTCTGGAGAAAACAGAACCTGTCTGAGATCATCTTacctccttccctctctttcaGAAATTCCTCTTCTTCGTGCTGAAGAGCAGCGATGTGCTTGACATCCTGGTTCCGATCCTCTACTTTCTCAACGATGCCAGAGCAGATCAATGTAAGTTCTATATCCGCTGTTCCAAAGCCTTGGGCTGCAGATTCAAGTCTGGAAGAGTGTCCCTGATCCTCTGGAGAGAGCGACAGACAGTGGGTCCCACTTCTGctctcacctccccacccccgtaaATCAGGGGTTTCTCCACTAAAATTACTATGgttaaactggtgtaagtgagaggaggatGAGGGCAGGTGTCTGCAATTCAGAGACTTTAGGCCTCACACAAGAATTTCATGGAGGAAAAAATGAGTCCATGCGAATCCTTCAGTATCCTGGGGCCGACCTCAGAAATGTTCTGGaccccaggctggtggaagcagGAGAGATTTGTTACCTTCCTCTTCCAGCTCCATTCCTGGAGGCAGCAGGATTTTCTGGCAGTAGGTTGTTTCCTTGccctcctgtgctgctgcaggagaTGGAGATAGGGTCCTCCCATGCAGAGCCCCTGTATGGGCAGTTGGGTTATGTTGTGGTTTCTCCTTTGGTCTCGCTCTTCTCCCTGCTCTTCCTTCTCCATTGGCCAGCCGGCTTCAGCATTGTGCTTCTTTCTGCAGCTCGAGTGGGACTGATGCACATCGGCGTCTTCATCCTACTGCTGCTCAGTGGGGAACGTAACTTTGGTGTCCGCCTGAACAAGCCGTACTCAGTGCGAGTGCCCATGGACATCCCCGTCTTCACAGGGACGCACGCGGATCTTCTCATTATAGTGAGTATGGCTCTGGCTGGCACTGCCTGCCTCTGCTAGCTCCTGCTTCATCCAGCCACGCTTCACCAATCCCCTTCCTGCTTTTACCCTCCGAACGCTGGTACACCCTAGGCTGCCAGCCAGTGAGGAACCAGAAAGACCTGGGTGCCTGTCACTGAAGTGTCTGAGCATTAGTGGGATCCTTGCATTCCACTAAGTGAGAAGATAAGTCTTGCAAGGAGCATGAGAGGAGAGGTTTTGTTAGAGGATGGTTATTCCAAAGGCCAGGGTACAGGCGTCCCAAAGAAGTGATGGGGTGGGGTTGGGTTAGCACTACTGGGGCAGAACTGGTCCTTAGGAAAGGGAATGATGgttttgtgttttaaaacaaaTGACCTGGAACAAGTCATTTCacttctccatgcctcagtttccccagctgtaaaaatgGGGACAAGTAAAAAGTGGGGACTTACCCCCACCTCATACGGCTATTGTGAGGTTAAATTCACTCATTGATGTgtatgaggtgctgagcaccatagAAATGCCTGTGAGCAAAGCCCGTGTACTCGGGCAGCTGGGACTGAAATCTGCTGCAAAGCCCCATGGTTTCTGTTGTGCTCTAGTACAGCAGAGCAGAGTTTCTGCACCAGCTTCAGATAGACTTAAAAAATGGAGGCCTATACTGAatgaaatatgaaaatgaataacCCAGCCAGTAAAGTGTCCCCCTtgctatttattttatattaaattcaaTTTCTTTTATACCGCATCTAACTTTTCAGTGGGCTGCAGACTCTTGTGTTGACAATGCATTACTGTAATGGAGTCAGGTCGGGGGCAAGATGAAGTTTCTCTCGGCTGGTTAGGGGGCAGTTGAGGCTTTTGGCACTTGGGGAGGCATGGGAGTCAGTTTGAGATTGTGGGATAAGCACATTaactggatgtttctgctaaaattgGCAGTGAAATTGTTAGCTCAGATTGGTGTTTAAATGCCATCACTAGGTTTCAGGGTTAACACCTTATTGAGATTAATAGGGCAGGTCACACCTCTCTTATTTCAGGTTGTCTGCAGACTTCAGGAAGATGGCACCGTGTCAGCTTGCGCTCAGTTTCTGTTTTTAATGTGCCCTTAACTGTAAGGGCTGGAAAGGAGCCTGTATAAATGAAAGCTTAGACTCCTGGAGCACAAGTCTACAGCAAGGGCTGCATTCCATGCCTGTGTAATTGCAGAGTACACGGGCCCAGCCTAGGAATGAATGTTGTCAGGAAGCTATTAGCATGGGGGTGGGACTGGTATTTGTGGGGATAGTTGTTTCAAcagtgcagctgtgctggctCTCCCATTGCTCAAGTCCTTCCTTGCTGTAGGTCTTTCACAAGATCATAACCAGCGGGCACCAGCGACTGCAGCCCCTCTTCGACTGCCTGCTCACCATCATCGTGAATGGTAAGCAGCCCTGACTCAGAGTAAAGCAGTCTCTGGAGGGAGGGATCTGGGTTTTCCTGGTAATGTGATTGTAGGAACCTAACTTGCCTAGGTTTGGTAGCATTTGATGTTCCAGTTTAACTTGTAGCCAGCATAGAGGTCAGGGCAGCAAGGTGCTGCAGGGCTGCAGCTTTTGGGGTAAAGCTGATCTGGAAATTCACCACTTCACTGGAGAGGGACCTGTGGAAATGGGGCTGGGTGGAAGGAGTGCTGGCTGGAGCTGGATGGCTGTTGAATTAGACCCCTCCCCCTGGGAGCTTTCCCTGCAGAGGAGGGTGGGAAGAAGGGCCCAGAGGGGTAACCTAAACAAGGGCAAAAAGAGCTAAATGAAGTGTTTGGGACAGGACTGAAGAGGGATAATACTAACTCTTCTTCAGCAGGTGGCGCCAGTGGTTTTCCGACGAAGGTACTGTAGCTGGGTCTGAATTATAGCCAGTGATGTCTCTTCTATAGGATGATTTTTCTAAAAAGCCTATAGAGagaatctctccctctctcttcaaTTCTGTAGGTTTTTAGAGTGATTTCTGTAGGACCCTGTTGGGTTCATCCCTCTTATTTCCCATGAGACTTGTCAGTAAGGAGTATGTGGGCAGATCAGGGAGGACTTACAGTGGGACTTTCTTATCAACTAACCTGCTCCTGCTGATCAGCCTTCTCTCTCCATTCTGCCCATTCCTCCCTTTTCCCTTCCCATAGTGTCTCCCTACCTGAAATCTCTTTCCATGGTTGCTGCCAACAAGCTGCTGCACCTCCTGGAGGCCTTTTCCACCACCTGGTTCCTCTTCTCCACGGTCCAGAACCACCATCTCATCTTCTTCCTGCTGGAGGTTTTCAATAACATCATCCAGTACCAGTTTGACGGTAAGTGGCTAAAGGTGAGCCAGCCCTGACTTTGTTCTGCTGTCTCAGCCCAAGTTGCCTAGGGAGGAATTTCAGAGAAAATGTTGCTCTGAGATACAAACTGTTCACTCTCCTTTGCCCAAGAAAGATGGTGCAGAAACCAGCTCGCAGCAGGCTTGTCTAGATTAGAGAAGTTTGCACTGATGTAGCTACTCTGGTGCCAAGCCCTAATGTAGACACACCATATTGGTGCAAAATGGGGCTTTGCTAGTTACCAGTACAAAGAAAACCCCTGTACAGACAGGGCCAGAGATGGATGATAGGGTGAGCAGGATACCTCCCTTGAAGTGTAAGACACAAATGATGGGTatagtgagtgtgtgtgaggggggtgggaATACCCAGAAACATGGTTTAGTGATGGAATCAAACTGCTTAAATTGTTCAGCTTtgtaggggagggaggaaaacGGCCTCCCCACCTTTTTGTTGAGTTTTTAAATGTGCCTCCTAGCTCTGCAGCTCCGGGTGTTTGAAATGTTCCTCAGTTAGAGGAGAAACTCCTCGTTGCTTGGAGGAGGTTGAATATTTACTGAACGAGTTCCAGCCCCGTCCACCATTCTGACTTGTGCAGAAATGGAATGGGGTCTGACAGCTTCCTAGCGGCTCCTGGACTCTCCTGTTTGGAGTTAGTGCAgtgatttcaaaaataaaaaagaactgGAAAAGGGAGTCCCATTTTTCTACAAGTGACTGTTTTAACAAATGGAGTTGTGCCCTTTTATAGTGCTTTGTGGTGGGTAAAAACAGTCCATGATGGGGATGTGGGTgtatgtgtgggttttttttctttttaattgttttattttccccTTGGGAATATCAGGCATCTTGACTCTGGTCTtccctgtggggttttttgtttttgtttttttcttttggagcTCTTAATCGAAGAGGGAGAATGCGGGGTCATTAACAAAGACATTCTTTCTCTAAAATGTTAACTAGGCACTTGAATTAAGTTTGTGTTAACAGAAAACAGTTTTAAACAGTCTGACCAAAAATCCCTTCTTCTCTGTTATTAAAATGTCACTTTCTTGACTCTTGTGATGTCCTCATTTCACTAGTTCTCTAATCGTCACAGTGAAGGTAAAGCTTgtgtcacggttatttttagtaaaagtcacggagaGGTTGCGGGCAATAAACAGAAATTCACTGAaacccatgacctgtctgtgacttttactaaaaataatagaAGGGAGTCTGAGAGGGGATGACTGAAGCCCGAGCCCTGTGAGAGGAAGAGAGCCCCAGCCCTGTTGCAGTACTGTGAGTCCAGCACCCACTGCCACAGCGGCTGACGGCTCTGAGGTCCCTgctgaagccccagcagctgacagctccagggtccccactgcagccccagtgGTTGATGGCTCCAGAGTTCCCAACACCCATGGTGGCTCAGAGCTCGGGATGCCCCCGCCTCTGCCcacggtggctgggagctccaggtgcCCCTCACCAGCTGATAGCTCTGCTCCCAccaccctggggctgaagctaaaaatgtcatggaggtctctggaagtcacagaatccatgatttCCGTGACATAACCTTATAATTAATCATAATATCTTCCAGCCTAGACAGGATCTGAATTTCTCAGATCTTTGTGTGTCACAAAGGGCGCAAGTCCAGTTTTCCTCTTTTGCAGGTTGAAGTGAGGCTTTCTGAACTGCCAGGTGCCCTGCTAATGCACGTTGGGTTACTGTGTTCCCTTTGGGATGCCCAGGTTCCTGGTGGTAGATCATGTTAGAGATCTTGGAATCTTTTCTCTCTGCTCATTTTGTTGCTGTGATTCCCAGGGAACTCCAACTTGGTCTACGCCATCATCCGCAAGCGGAATGTGTTTCACCAGCTGGCCAACTTGCCCACGGATGCTCAGTCCATCCAGAAAGCTCTGCAGCGCAAGAAGAAGACTCCAGAGCCTATTTCTCGCACCAACTCCCAAGATGGGCTCTCCATGGAAGGGTCCCGCCCAGCTGCTCCTGCTGAGCCAGGGACACTGAAGACTAGTCTGGTGGCAACTCCAGGTCAGCCTTGGCTCACTTTTACAGTGGGGGTTTGGTGAGGAGGGTCTAGAGGCCTTCTCTACAAGATGTGGCCAGGACTCAGCCTTTGCCTGGGTTTTGGAaaagtctaagggcttgtctgtggGAGcaagttgcaccagtgtaactataTCTGTTTAAAAATTGAGCAGATGTTAataatgtgcagcggcagtcaaaaaagctaagagaatgttgggaatcatcatgaaagggatagataagacagaaaatattgttttgcctttatataaattaaTGGTACGCCCCCATCTTAAATACTGCAATCaaatgtggtctccccatctcagacGAGATATTGGAAtctgaaaaggttcagaaaggggaaacaaaaatgattaggggtatggaacagcttccatatgaggagagattaataagactgtgacttttcagctaggaaaagagaggactaagggggatatgatatagGTCTAtataatcatgactggtgtggaggaagtaaataaggaagtggtattaaaattaataggcagcagatttaaaacaaacaaaaggaagtatttcttcacacaatgcacagacaacctgtggaactccttgccagaggatgttgtgaaggccaagactataacagggttcagtaaagcactagataaattcatggaggatagctccatcaatggctattagccaggatgggcagggatggtgtccctagcctctgtttgtcagaagctgggaatgggcaacgggatggatcacttgaacagaacagataatcatcattcattctggggcacctggcactggccactgttggtagacaggatactgggctaggtggatctttggtctgactcagtctggccgttcttatgttctagtaGGGCAGAAAGCTGTGGGCACACTTTTCTCAGGGTAAGAGTGGCTCGATGCAGTTTAGCCTAATTCACTTAGGGACGGGTTTAACTCAACTGAAATAAGCCACTCTTAGGCTGAATGGAGGCTCCA
The sequence above is a segment of the Mauremys mutica isolate MM-2020 ecotype Southern chromosome 12, ASM2049712v1, whole genome shotgun sequence genome. Coding sequences within it:
- the HID1 gene encoding protein HID1, with the translated sequence MGNADSKLNFRKAVIQLTTKTQPVEATDDAFWDQFWADTATSVQDVFALVPAAEIRAVREESPSNLATLCYKAVEKLVQGAESGCHSEKEKQIILNCSRLLTRILPYIFEDPDWRGFFWSTVPGAGRGGGDEEDENARPLAESLLLAIADLLFCPDFTVQSHRKSTVDTAEDIHSIDSCEYIWEAGVGFAHSPQPNYNHDLNRTELLKLLLTCFSEAMYLPPSSDSSNANPWVQFFCSTENRHALPLFTSLLNIVCAYDPVGYGIPYNHLLFSDYREPLVEEAAQVLIVTLDYDASTSSSPTVDGTTTGTAMDDVDPPGPDNLFVNYLSRIHREEDFQFILKGVARLLSNPLVQTYLPNSAKKIQFHQELLVLFWKLCDFNKKFLFFVLKSSDVLDILVPILYFLNDARADQSRVGLMHIGVFILLLLSGERNFGVRLNKPYSVRVPMDIPVFTGTHADLLIIVFHKIITSGHQRLQPLFDCLLTIIVNVSPYLKSLSMVAANKLLHLLEAFSTTWFLFSTVQNHHLIFFLLEVFNNIIQYQFDGNSNLVYAIIRKRNVFHQLANLPTDAQSIQKALQRKKKTPEPISRTNSQDGLSMEGSRPAAPAEPGTLKTSLVATPGIDKLTEKSQVSEDGTMRSLEPESSQSPSEGSPAAVISDTESWSGVRPCAPLLHGKEALQPKRDRRRLSSTSLSGQWTPTSDWVLSWKSKLPLQTIMRLLQVLVPQVEKICIDKGLTDESEILKFLQHGTLVGLLPVPHPILIRKYQANSGTAMWFRTYMWGVIYLRNVDPPIWYDTDVKLFEIQRV